In a single window of the Pseudomonas lutea genome:
- a CDS encoding carbon-nitrogen hydrolase family protein, translating to MRVALFQCVPLPLDVSANLRRLEKQTVEAAAQGAALLVCPEMFLTGYNIGAQAARDLAQACDGPAAVRIAEIARAAGVAILYGYPELSSDGQVYNAVQLIDAHGVRLCNYRKTHLYGALDNAMFSAGDEHFPVVEFEGWKLGFLICYDVEFPENTRRLALAGVDLILVPTANMAPYDFVAEVTVRARAFENQCYLVYANYCGSEGEIHYCGLSSICAPDGRQIGLAGQDEALVIAELDRESMGESKAINTYFKDRRPGFYKGLGNS from the coding sequence ATGCGTGTCGCCCTCTTTCAATGCGTGCCGCTGCCACTGGATGTCAGTGCCAACCTTCGCCGCCTCGAGAAACAAACGGTCGAGGCAGCGGCGCAGGGGGCTGCCTTGCTGGTGTGCCCGGAGATGTTTTTGACCGGGTACAACATCGGCGCACAGGCCGCACGGGATCTGGCCCAAGCCTGTGACGGCCCCGCCGCTGTGAGGATCGCCGAGATTGCGCGAGCGGCGGGAGTGGCGATCCTGTATGGCTACCCCGAGCTCAGCAGTGACGGGCAGGTGTATAACGCGGTGCAGTTGATCGACGCACACGGCGTTCGGCTCTGCAATTACCGTAAGACGCATCTCTATGGCGCGCTGGACAATGCGATGTTCAGTGCGGGTGACGAGCACTTTCCGGTGGTGGAATTCGAAGGCTGGAAGCTGGGATTTCTGATCTGCTACGACGTCGAGTTTCCCGAGAATACGCGTCGTCTGGCCCTGGCCGGCGTGGACCTGATTCTGGTGCCCACTGCGAACATGGCCCCTTACGATTTTGTTGCAGAGGTCACCGTGCGGGCTCGTGCCTTCGAGAACCAGTGCTATCTGGTTTACGCCAATTATTGCGGCAGCGAGGGCGAAATCCACTACTGCGGCTTGAGCAGCATCTGTGCCCCGGACGGCAGACAGATCGGTCTCGCAGGCCAGGATGAGGCGCTGGTGATTGCAGAGCTGGACCGTGAATCGATGGGCGAATCCAAAGCGATCAACACGTATTTCAAGGATCGTCGACCGGGCTTTTACAAGGGTTTGGGCAACAGCTGA